The Misgurnus anguillicaudatus unplaced genomic scaffold, ASM2758022v2 HiC_scaffold_33, whole genome shotgun sequence genomic sequence AGATAATAAGAAattacaataaaacatttttgggtAACATATTGCTTGTGATTGATTTTAACCTCCATTTACCATGTAAAAGGCAATACACAAACACAGTAAGCAAAGGTACTATGTTATTATTTCAGTGAATAAGTGGTGCCTTTTAGGGTCTCCTTGAGGTTTAACTGACTGCTAACAATAGGCACTGGATTAGCTTTTACACTTGTAAACATACAcaatcaaaaaaataataataataataaaataaataacattcttAACTCTAAAACTGCCTGTTTAACTTCAGATGAATGTAACTTTGCCATAACTGTTGGCCGAAAACATTAAGAAAAATGCCAAACATTACATGCAATATGTGTagtttcaaaaaatatatttttttactatatTATCCTTGTGTATCCCACAAGTTGAAACAAAATGAGGTAGCATATTTCTGAGAAATGTAAACGCAGAAAGTAGTACTTTTTGCTTATTCAGAACACTGAACGGAAACCATGACCATTACCTagcaattaaaatgaaaaaaaaaacattaactgAACATTATAGGCAAATCCTTtcctatattaaaaaaaaacaacagctACAAGTTGTAGTAGTGTGCACTATGTATAATTGAAGAAGTGCTAGGATGCTCATCTTGGGTGGATGGAGATTCTGATTGCCGATGCTGATGTGGATGATTCACTGGCAGCAGGGCAGTAGGCTGGGTTGGCTGAAACTGCTGGGACAAGGACCAAGCACTAGGGATTGATGTTGGTGGGATTGTCGTGGTCCAGGCTGGTAATTGTAAGGAATGAGATTGAGGCTGACTAGGCATTGCTGCAGGATGAGGTTGAGGCTGACCAGGCATTGTTGAAGCATGAAGATGAGGCTGACCAGGATTTAATGCACTTGCAAGAGTGCCCATTAGTTGGAGAAACATTTGGTTAGTGGCCTGTTGCTGTGCCTGCATTACCTGGAATCTTCTCTCCTCGGCTTCCTGTTGTGCCTTAAGTATTCTCTCAAAACAGGCAGCCTCTTGAGCCACTTGGCTTTCTTCAGCTCTTTGCAAATCTGTCAGCATCCTTTTGTTGTCCATCATATATGACTGGACTTCATCATCAGCTTTACAAggctttttctttctttttcgaGCTTTGGCTCCAGGAATGGGCAGTCTCCCTCCTCTGATGCTTTCTTCATTGACATTGCTCTCTGTGCTTGGATCATCAGACACTCCTTCATCAGCAGCAGCAGTGATTGAGATATCAGTATGGGATGATACATTGCTTGAATCTCCCACTGTTTGGAAATACACAATTTCTCAGCTTTAGTCATATCATTTTAATGCggatgaaaatatatatttcaatgcacagtgcaaactgtgtgtctgtgtgtgtctgtgtgtgtgtctgtgtgtgtgtctgtgtgtgtgtgtgtgtgtgtgtctaacCGTTCCTCAAAAGGAAGGCTACATCTAtctggaggtcgcatatgcaggctgttTCGTCATCaaacctggtttatttaagttaactgagcaacaaacaacaatttacgattaactaagaataatagtcacctttataattgttaatattctgaaataagaaagtcttgatgacgtacacagcctacaaatgcgacatACAGAGGATGCAGCCTTCTGTTTGAGAAACGTACAATATAACATGATTACTTTAATGTGAAGTAAATTGATGTCATTTTGGCATAGCGAATGCATATTACAATAGATAACTAGTTAAACCATAACTTTCGAAAAGTGGTAAACTCACCGTCAATATCTGTGTCAGATGCGGTAGCCCGGTCACCTGTGTTAGCATCATTGGAAGAGGACGAAGTTGAATATTCATGGGACTCAACAACATCCACTGGATCAACGTCCGGTTTTGTCCCAAGTATTTTGTCCAGATCATCATACCAGGGGAACTTGTCTTTCTCGTTACCCGAGCTGCCTGTTTTATTAAGTGCATCTCGCACTTGGATGTACTGCTGGCGGAGTTTTTTCGCCTTAACCCGGCACTGCTCCACAGAACAATGAAATTCCCTATCCCTGAGCTGTTTgctaaataaagagaaaaccaCGCTGTTCTTATGAGTTTTTGAAAGTTGTGATCTAATATGTTCATCAGACCAAATTTCTATGAGGTTTCGCACCTCCTCGCAACTCCAAGTCTGTCCGCGACCTGCCATTGTTGTGCTAATACTGCTAATGTAAACTGTCAACAAGCACTTCCTCATCCCATAATGCACAGCGCCGCTGAgtacggcagctggtttagttCAAAATGCGCAATAATTTTTGCAGTTAGGTCTGTTCGGtctcggatcgtgttctcaccacaaatGAACCGCTCCagagttcgtttgaaagcgtaccgagaccacctctgcaagctggtCTCGGTCCGTttgtttggtccgcttttggtgcgcaccagagttcaattgctgcattctcacctgcccaaactaactgcaccaactgagcaatcgaactctggtacgattcaatcgaactaaacaaggcaggtgtgaaaacccCCTTAAAGTGTTCATATAAAGTACCTGCATCCTGTAGAAAAATCTTCATCTGctgatgtttgtgtttgatccaTGATGGAGCTGCAGAGATGAATCTGATCAATCTGATCTCCACAACTGAtactaaatgaaaataacattcagacacaaaataaacttaaagtGAATAAACACATTATAACTGAGTAAATGAATGAATCCTGAGTGTTGAAGAAACAACTGCATCAACACAACTACACAACATTATATCAACACAACACAAATTAACACAGATGTTCCTTCTTTGAAGAATCGCatataacacaaaacaaaaaaaataaaacttttgttttttaGAGAAACTATGAATGAGGAAAGGAAAAGCATATCGTCTCACCTGAACACTCGCTGTCATTACAATTAGTGATGTTTCGTTtttgaacgaatcgttcttttgaGTCGGTTCTCAGGAATTAACCGGTCGAGCTGGTTTAGCAGCCACTTTCATTTCCCTTGGAATGTCTTTTCCCCCTCAGATGATGAAGCGTTTCTGCTGACAGCACATGTGCAGGGACCTTACAATAGctgcatgtttttaatttatttattttttagtatGGCATATGTACAGAATTTGTACAAACTAATACAGCTCACAAcaattaaaactataaaataaatatcaaaagcAGCTGGGTGTACAAAAAGCCCTACTCCTGTACACAAATCAAACTGAATCGGGTTGTAGTTTCGGGTTGATGACACATGAAGCACAGTCGAAATAGCATGCCAGACTAAAAAATAACTGAATGAGCCGGTTCAACCAACTGTCAAAGATTGCAAAGGATTGTGACAAATGAGTTGCTGACACTGAGGCTGTTGGAACGAGCCTGATGGTCAAAAGAAGAAGAAACTCTTAATGCTAACTATACTATTTTTAGCTACTCACATGACAGCAATGGGGTTAGACAAGCCCCCATTTGgctaggactttttttaaattactttgCAATACTTTGTAAAACCATTGTTAATAATGTGTATTTATCCAGCTGTCTAATCACAATGGAGGAAATTGCAGGACAAATACACCGACCACCCAGAAGTTGAACTTCCTTCTATCActgaacaacaacaacataaaagTTAATAAGCTATAGCTTGTCGATTACTATATATAACACCCCGTGCTATC encodes the following:
- the LOC141363267 gene encoding uncharacterized protein; the encoded protein is MRKCLLTVYISSISTTMAGRGQTWSCEEVRNLIEIWSDEHIRSQLSKTHKNSVVFSLFSKQLRDREFHCSVEQCRVKAKKLRQQYIQVRDALNKTGSSGNEKDKFPWYDDLDKILGTKPDVDPVDVVESHEYSTSSSSNDANTGDRATASDTDIDVGDSSNVSSHTDISITAAADEGVSDDPSTESNVNEESIRGGRLPIPGAKARKRKKKPCKADDEVQSYMMDNKRMLTDLQRAEESQVAQEAACFERILKAQQEAEERRFQVMQAQQQATNQMFLQLMGTLASALNPGQPHLHASTMPGQPQPHPAAMPSQPQSHSLQLPAWTTTIPPTSIPSAWSLSQQFQPTQPTALLPVNHPHQHRQSESPSTQDEHPSTSSIIHSAHYYNL